The Tolypothrix sp. PCC 7712 region TTTGCGATCGCAAAATCGGAGTACGACTAAAGAAGGGATAAACAGCTGTAACTTTGACTTGATGTTCTTTGACTTCATTGAATAGCCCTTCGCTAAACCCTCGTAAGCCGAATTTACTAGCTGCATAATGAGCCATTCCTGCGGTAGCTGACCAGCCTGCTAGGGAAGAAATATTCACGATATGACCTTTTTTACGAGCAATCATATCAGCAGCAAATAGGGAACTTAAACGCATGGGTGCTAATAAGTTTACCTGCATTAGTTGCTCCCATATTTCGCTAGGAACTTCATCCATGCGACCGAAAAGTCCTATCCCTGCGTTATTGATTAATATATCCACTGGGATATCAAGTTTTTTAACTTGCTGATAAAGGTTTTCGCTTCCCTCGCGAGTAGCTAAATCTACAGCTAGACAAGCAATCACCTCTCCAGTAGAAATTTCACTTTGAATTGCTTCGACTTTTTGATGCAAAATTGCTGCATCCAAATCCGTTAAAATCAGTCGGCTACCAGCCTTTAATAATTGTCTGGTTAATTCCTGTCCAAATCCGCCAGATGCACCAGTAATTAGTACAACAGCTTTATATAACTGCGTCACGTCGCTTTGCTCCGAATTCAAAATTCAAAATTAAAGACCCCACGAATAAATCTGGTGGCTTGAATAAGATGCGTTACGCTGCGCTAACGCATCCTACATTAAAAATCAAATAAATAGTTTTATATAATTTGTTCACCAACAAAAGAGGGTTGTAACATTAACCTATTGGTTATTTGTCTTCGCTACGATACCAGCCAGCAGGAATGACTTCAAAATCCCAGATATCTTGAAAGACATATATTCTGTCTAACATTTCTGATGGCGCAATTGCATTTTGATTTCCTTCTTTCCAATCTTTTCGATCCACAGTTCCCATCACCATATAATCATTGCCTATAATTTTCGGGTTGGATTGGATAAAACCCGCAGTCATTAATGATTCGAGTTCCTGCTTTTTGGCAATAATCAGGTCACATCTTTCACAATATTTGCATTGCTTATTTAAGATAAAAAGCTGTTGCGGTTGAATGTGAATAACTAAAGGAAATTTACGAACTTTGGTTTTAGTATCACATTTTGGGCATTTAGTAAATGCACAATCAGAATAGGTATTCAGGAAAAACTTATGGCGTTCTTTCCACTTGCGATTTGCTATTGTTGGGGAACTTTTTTTAGGCATGGTTGTTGCTTAACTTGTTGTTTAAAAAATTTAAGTTAATTAACATTTGGGCTGAAAATTTACTTTCCCAGCGACTTTAAATCTTGAATTACGTCAATTGCCGATTGATAGCGATCGCTAAAATGATAACGCACCATCCTATCTAAAATTTCTGCTAATTCCTCGCTAACTTGAGCGTAAGAACGCCAGATAATATTTCCTGTGTCGGGATCGGGATGCAGTTCCTGTGGTTGTATCCCCGTCAAAGCTTGAATTCCAATCATCCCCAAAGCGTAAATATCACTGCATAATCGTGGATGACCTGCAAATTGTTCGGGCGGTGCGTAACCCCGGGTGCCAATGGCTACTGTAGCTAATTCTGTTTGTTCGCTATTGGGGGGTTGCATTAATTTAACTGCACCAAAGTCAATCAATACTAATCGGCGATCGTCAGCAGATCTAATAATATTATGGGGTTTAATATCTCGATGAATTACCCGATGCTCGTGGACAAATTCTAAAACTTCTAAAACACCTTTGAGCATATCGATAACTCCAGATTCATGCTTTACACCCTGTATAGGTGGTAATTCTTCATGTAAAGTATGCCCAGGAATGTATTGTTCAACTAAATAGAATTCTTGATTTTCTTCAAAATAAGCTAGTAATTCTGGTATCTGCTGATGCTTACCTAAAGCAGCTAAAATTTCTGCTTCACTATTAAATAATCTGCGAGCAACTTCTAAAAATTTAGTATCCCGACGCGCTGGCATTAACTGTTTCACTACACAAGTAGGATGACCAGGACGTTGAGTATCATGTGCTAAATAAGAACAACCGAAGCCCCCAGAACCGAGAATTTTGGCGATTTGATAACGCCCACCCAAAAGAAAATCACCCGTTATTTTTGGTTTTAAAATTTCGGGGGCTTGGTGATAGTGTTTGTCTTGAATTAACTTGTCTGCTTTAGTTTCTTGTAAGAGGATATCTAACTGTTCAATTACCTCTTTTTGCTTTTCAACTTGCAGAATAATTAAGCGAGTTTGCTGTTGAGTCTGGTATGTAGTGTAAGTCATAACACTCATACCAGTAATGATCAAAGTTAGGGCAGGTGGGACGAGCGGAACCCATCCAGAAAAGAGAAACAAACCAAAGCAGATGCCCACCAACCCAATTAATGTTATACCACCAATGGTCACCAATAATAAAGGATGTCGCAGTCGCCATGCTACTGTTCCTCCTACTAATGACCAAGCCCATATCCACAGGATTTCCGCCCAGTTCGGCCAGTCCCAAATCAAGGATTTCCCATCCAGTACAGTGCTGATGATTTGACTGGCTATTTGTGCTTGAATGAATACCGCAGCCATTCTCGCAGGTTCTTCTGGGGCTGCGCTATAGGGTGTGTAATAACCAGGATGAACAGTTGCAGCATCAGTACCAATGATGACTAAACGGTCTTTAATTTGTTCTGGTTTAATTTGATTTTTCAGAACTGCTGTTAAACTAACTTCCTCAGCAAAATTATCTGGCTGACGGTAATTTAACAGTATTTGGTAGCCTTGGGCATCCAAGTTTTCATAGCCACCAAAATTACTAGTCAATATGGGAATCATCGTTTTCCCAATCGAGAGATGTTGCTGATCGGGAAAATCTAATTCCAGTCCTGCTTTCTCTAGGTAACTAATTGCAGCTAAAGCCGCAAAGGAAAAATCTGTTTTACATTTTTTATCTGCAGAGTGAGAAAATAACAATGCTCGCCGGACAATTTGATCGTTTTCATTGTCAGGAATTAAATCGTTAAAGCCGAGATTATCTATAGATAAATTAGCTGGTGGTGGAATTTCTGGTCTACCTATAGTACTTTTAGCGCAAGTAGCAATGATATTTTGGGGATTTGCAAGTCCCGCAGTTAAATTTTTTTGCTCTGGTCGATATACATTTAAAGCAATGACACGAGGTTGATAAGACTCTAATTTTTGTAACAGTTGATTGACAGTCTTATCTGATAATGGCCACTGATAACGCGCTAGATCCTGTTGCGTAATGGTGACTAATAAAATGCGATTGTCACGCGGTTTTGTAGGGCGCGATCGCAACATCTGATCGTAAGCTTTTAACTCCCAAGACTGCAACCATTTGAGTTCTCTTACTCCCCAGACTAAAGCAGTGACTCCAAAACTACTAGACAGGACAATTTTCAGCCACTTCTTGCTGGAGTAAG contains the following coding sequences:
- a CDS encoding SDR family NAD(P)-dependent oxidoreductase, with the translated sequence MTQLYKAVVLITGASGGFGQELTRQLLKAGSRLILTDLDAAILHQKVEAIQSEISTGEVIACLAVDLATREGSENLYQQVKKLDIPVDILINNAGIGLFGRMDEVPSEIWEQLMQVNLLAPMRLSSLFAADMIARKKGHIVNISSLAGWSATAGMAHYAASKFGLRGFSEGLFNEVKEHQVKVTAVYPFFSRTPILRSQSFGTLSKLIEQGFPESLATDPVDVMRATIQGIVNDKLHVFPDPTAKSVHLLKRYSPLLLDWISHVFTRRLKVAQRQ
- a CDS encoding CHASE2 domain-containing protein, coding for MISGILQKLQTALTKDKITRDTYSSKKWLKIVLSSSFGVTALVWGVRELKWLQSWELKAYDQMLRSRPTKPRDNRILLVTITQQDLARYQWPLSDKTVNQLLQKLESYQPRVIALNVYRPEQKNLTAGLANPQNIIATCAKSTIGRPEIPPPANLSIDNLGFNDLIPDNENDQIVRRALLFSHSADKKCKTDFSFAALAAISYLEKAGLELDFPDQQHLSIGKTMIPILTSNFGGYENLDAQGYQILLNYRQPDNFAEEVSLTAVLKNQIKPEQIKDRLVIIGTDAATVHPGYYTPYSAAPEEPARMAAVFIQAQIASQIISTVLDGKSLIWDWPNWAEILWIWAWSLVGGTVAWRLRHPLLLVTIGGITLIGLVGICFGLFLFSGWVPLVPPALTLIITGMSVMTYTTYQTQQQTRLIILQVEKQKEVIEQLDILLQETKADKLIQDKHYHQAPEILKPKITGDFLLGGRYQIAKILGSGGFGCSYLAHDTQRPGHPTCVVKQLMPARRDTKFLEVARRLFNSEAEILAALGKHQQIPELLAYFEENQEFYLVEQYIPGHTLHEELPPIQGVKHESGVIDMLKGVLEVLEFVHEHRVIHRDIKPHNIIRSADDRRLVLIDFGAVKLMQPPNSEQTELATVAIGTRGYAPPEQFAGHPRLCSDIYALGMIGIQALTGIQPQELHPDPDTGNIIWRSYAQVSEELAEILDRMVRYHFSDRYQSAIDVIQDLKSLGK